A single Lathamus discolor isolate bLatDis1 chromosome 16, bLatDis1.hap1, whole genome shotgun sequence DNA region contains:
- the LOC136022865 gene encoding natriuretic peptides A translates to MDTKGSFSCGFLLLLLIQLQPSRANPIYSLSPAKELASMEALLEKLEDKFAMIEALESNPDLQEPKNQEEIPPELMDDSDDQKAEPRLAPSTPLSYRDPFLKRLRGLQMPRMMRDSGCFGRRIDRIGSLSGMGCNGSRKN, encoded by the exons ATGGACACTAAAGGCTCATTTTCCTGTGGcttcctcttgctgctgctcatccaactccagcccagcagagccaaCCCTATCTACAGCCTGAGCCCTGCCAAAGAACTGGCCAGCATGGAG GCTCTGCTGGAGAAACTGGAGGATAAGTTTGCAATGATTGAAGCCCTGGAGTCCAATCCTGACCTGCAAGAACCCAAAAACCAGGAGGAGATCCCACCAGAACTCATGGATGACAGTGACGACCAGAAGGCTGAACCCAGGCTAGCACCCAGCACCCCCCTGTCCTACAGGGACCCCTTCCTCAAGAGACTGAGGGGGCTGCAGATGCCCAGGATGATGAGAGATTCTGGCTGCTTCGGGAGGAGGATTGATAGGATCGGCTCCctcagtggaatgggttgcaaTG GTTCCAGAAAGAATTAA
- the LOC136022798 gene encoding natriuretic peptides A-like has translation MHLPALCCGASLLLVLPWAGSQPAGGEHGAELRSLQDLLEALGQLREGDGESGPEDESATAAEDGGSEGELPGPEGGPPGTPLLAEGWQSQWRSLLSSYRRRHFSGCFGTRMERIGAQTGLGCNQYKARFWRRGRS, from the exons ATGCATCTCCCGGCTCTCTGCTGCGGGGCCTCGCTGCTGCTCGTCCTACCGTGGGCCGGATCGCAGCCGGCCGGTGGCGAGCACGGCGCGGAGCTGCGGTCCCTGCAG gACCTCCTGGAGGCGCTGGGGCAGCTCCGGGAGGGGGACGGGGAATCGGGCCCTGAGGACGAGTCGGCAACCGCGGCTGAGGACGGCGGCTCCGAGGGGGAGCTCCCGGGGCCGGAGGGCGGCCCGCCGGGGACCCCGCTGCTGGCAGAGGGGTGGCAGAGCCAGTGGAGGAGTCTCCTCTCCTCCTACAGACGGAGGCACTTCTCCGGCTGCTTTGGGACGAGGATGGAGAGGATCGGCGCGCAGACGGGGCTGGGATGCAACCAGTACAAAGCCC GTTtctggaggagagggagaagctgA